TCACCCCATGCCTTTCAATTTGGCGACCCCATTCCTCAGCCTCACTGAGAGATAAAAACTCCCTGTCAACAGGCACACCGATGGGAGGAACACTCGAAGGATCTGAAGGATCCGGAGGAGCAATAAAAACATTGTCACCTAATAACCGATACCTAGCCCCATCGGAATCAAAGTAAAACGGCTTTGCACTATCTTGCCTATCCGGACGTATTTCCAAACATGCATTCATCATCAAAAGGTCTTCTTGAAGATACGCAACCAGCGGCCCAAAATGCTGATTATGCTCACCACAATAGATGCCATTACTTGTCCGACGCCCACCTAGGGCTGCGGGAAAAACATGCTCACCAGAGCCAGCAGCCTTACCGCAAATAATACAATCACGGGGTCTTTTCATATCAAATCATCCTTGGCAAATAAATATCACTCTTACATTCAACACTAGAGTCAAGCTTTAACCCCTGACGCAAATGAGCTCCTCCCAATCAGTCGTCGCACGCTGACTCAGCATATCCCGACGCATCCCCCAGCCCGGGAGTGCCGGCACTCGCCCAAGCCTCAAAGTCCCACGACCGCTCTTCTGGTTGATCTCATCCATGACCTGCATGAGGCGATCAGCTCCTGGCTTAGGAGCTGGAGCAAACAGATCAACCGTTACCTCTCCGCGCTGGCTCAAATTCATTAGAAGTACAGCGCATTTCGCATAGGCATAGCCTGGCCGGTAAATCTGATCAAGCGCTTCCAGTGCAGCCTTCAAAAGATCACGGGTATCGTCTGTCGGCGTCGGTAGCGCGACGCTAATCGAGTTTGAGTAGCGAGGCATATCGGGGTTGTGAATCTGCGTCTGTAGGCTTACCTGAAGCCCTCCAGCTAAGGAAGCCTGACTACGCAGTTTTTCTGCAGCCCTGCTTACATAGGAAGCCAAGGCCTCGCAGATGGGCTGGATTTCATGGAGCTTCCTACCAAACATTTTGCTGGAGCAGATGGCCTGCTTCGGAGGTGGCCCATCATGCATACTGAGGCAGCTCACTCCGTTGAGTTCTCGGGCTGTACGCTCCATAGTTACGCCGAAATGCTTGCGCAGGGTCGGCACGTCAAACTGGGACAAATCCCAAGCAGTCTGGATGTTGAGCGAGGCAAGCTTGGCAGCAGATCGCCGGCCTACCCCCCAGACCTCGCTCACAGGTGCAATTCGTAGAAGTTTCTGCTGTCTTGCAGGCTCTGAAAGGTCGACAACTCCTCCCGTAGCTGGCCATTTCTTTGCCGCCCAATTCGCGAGTTTTGCGAGAGTTTTGGTCGTGCTGATACCGACTCCGACAGGCATTCCAATCTCCTGAAGCAACCTGGCTCTAGCCTGCCGGCCGAGTGATTCTGGATCAGCAACGCCGGTGAGATCCGCCCAGCATTCATCGATCGAGTAAACCTCAATCGCCGGCATCATGCTTGCGATCACCCGCATGACTCGATTGCTGATATCCGCGTACAGGGTGTAGTTGCTTGAGCGCACAGCGACGCCTGCCTGAGCCAACTGCCCACGAACCTGGAAGTACGGCGCCCCCATTGCGATACCAAGCGCCTTTGCCTCCGATGTTCTGGCGATGACACACCCATCGTTGTTGCTGAGCACCACCACGGGCCGGCGCTTCAGAGACGGCTCACAAATTCGTTCGCAACTGCAGTAGAAAGAGTTGCAGTCGATCAGTGCATAAAGCTGACGCATCAGAATGGCCTCGCACTCCAATAGCCACCGATCACCATACCGAAGATCTCAACGTCGCCCAGGGCCTGCTCTCTCGCTCTCTGCGTTTCAACTGGCGGCTTGAGCAGCAAAGCACCGTCGCGACGAATGACCATCCTGACGAGGTAGACCCCCTCGATGTCAACGACCAGGTAACAGTTGGCGACAGCATTGGCCGCACGATCCACGATCAGGATGTCCCCTTGATACATCCCAAATGGCTCCAGAGAGCCATCATCGACGCGAACAGGCCAAATATGCGGCGCACCTAGGCCTATCAACGCATCCAGAGACAACGGCCTCTCGGCCTCGTCCACAGCAGGACTTTGAAAGCCCGTAATGCGTAACTGATGGGCGTCATCGAGCAGGTATTGGCGCCTGGCCTGTCGACCTAGGATGGTGAGAGACATCTGATGCTACTCGGCTATACTGTACATACGTACAGTAAAACCTAAGCGCAAAATCCCGGTCAACTGACAAACGACGAAGGGATGCACGACTGGTCACGACGCGCCATGATGTCGATGGACGTAAGGAGCCCTAAATCCTTCCCGCCTCCTCGATTAGAGCGTCAGGAGATATCGCTCATGACGCACTCGAGGAAGCGATCATAATTAATTATGATGTACTGGATTGTTGAAGGTTAAACATAAAACCAGGAAATTGGATCAAATGATCAACACAGGATAGCTGAGCAATACAAGAATATGGTATCAACCTAAAAAGTCAGGCATCGATAACAAATCGTTTTCTAACAACATCTTGTTTCTCAAGCGGAACCAGAACCACATTCCCATAATCTTGAGCAGCATCGAACTGCCCCAACCTCACCCTAGGCTTGAGAAATTTCCTTGAGAATTTTCTCGAAAGCTTGGCCAGTTTGCTCTCACCTCCTGCTGGCTTCTCATGATTAGAGGACACAGAAAAAGCACTGTATCCGTATAATATCTTAGAAAACAACTCTTTATCTCGAAACCCCTCTCTTGTTGCGGAACTATTCCACTCAAGCATTATTATTGGCTTATAAGAAGCTATGGATTCGCGCAGCCCCTCGATAACGAAGGTCTCAAGACCCTCTACGTCAATTTTAATAAAATCGATGCTAGAGATACCCAAACGCTTGACTTCATCATCACCCCGTCGAAGCTCAGCTTCTATCGATTCTGCTGCACCAGCATGAGAAGCAAAAGAGGTAGCCCCTGTATTTGAGGCATCGACAACGTTCATACTCGCCTGACCTGACCAATCTGACAAGCCGAACTGTAATGGCTGTACGTTTAGAATTTTATTATCTTCTAAATTCTTTACCAGCACTTTGAAAACGGCAGGCTGAGGCTCAAAAGAAATAACTTTGGCAGAGTATCGCGACATTACCAGAGAGTGATTCCCGATATTAGCCCCAACATCCAAACACACTGGACTTTCCAGACCAGAGAGCAAACGCTCTATTAAAAACAAGCCAGCTTTATCATAAGCACCATGCTTCAGAATCTTCCTTCCAATCAGGTCGCCTTTAATAACGGTGATCTTCTGATCGAATATGTTTCGAGTTTGCACTAGTTCCATGGTGCTCACTGCCTTACCAATTACCGATTTAGTTAATCCAAAAGTACATCAATAGGTTACAGCATTTCGGCCCACCCTTCACCTCGTGACGTCGGACGAGTGCCGTGTGGCCGCACGAGATTCAAGCGGGCTTGGGCTGACAACCCAGAGGACGCAGTAGAGGGTTACAAGCGCTGTCGCAAGGGCGACGCAGACATAGCGGAAATGAGTCATATTGAAATCCTTTCATGTCATGTCCGTTGGCATCCAAGCAAGCCACCTCAGGCGGCTAGTTCACTTTTTGCACAAATCCCCCCTCCCCGCAAGACACATGCGCATTGAATTTACCCCAGGAGCAACTTTTGAATACCCATTGCCCCAGCACCTGGCATTGCGAGGAAATGGCCCAGAAAGGCTGATAAGGGGAAGGGAAGGGTGATCAATGGGAAAGGCCCTACCCGTAAATGGCCCTGATTCAGCTGACAGGAAAAGCAAAAGGCTGCCAGGTGCCATTCATGAAGAAACTGCTGTCGTTCCTCTCGCTGAAGCCCGCGCGCGCACCAGAGGAAAAGCAAAAGGACATCAGCCCTGGCGGCTACACACGCCCTGAGTCAGCCACCTCGCTGCTGGACACACCGCTGCGGCAGCGCCTGCTGGAGATCATCTGGCAGCGAACCTCTATGTCGAAGCAGCACTTCGAGCAGCTCTATCTGGATCCCATACGCCGATACGCCGCCCTGGTTCAGTTACTACCAGCGTCGGAAATGCATCACCACGCTTATCCTGGAGGTCTGCTCGATCATGGACTTGAGATCATCGCCTACGCAGTGAAGCTGCGGCAGAGCCATCTTCTACCTCCTGGAGCTGCTCCAGAAGACCAAGCCGCACAGGCCGAGGCGTGGACTGCCGGCGTGGCATACGGCGCACTCCTCCACGACATAGGCAAGATCGCGGTCGACCAGCGAATTGAACTGGCCAGTGGGGAAATTTGGCGCCCATGGCACGGCCCTATCAGCGAGCCCTACCGCATGATGTTTGTGCGTGGGCGGGACTACCACCAGCACCCTGCGGCAGGCAGCCTGCTGATCCACCAGGTACTGACGCCTGCAGTTCTCGACTGGATCGCAAACGTTCCTCTTCTGTTCGGCCAGCTCGCATTCGTGCTGAGCGGGCACTACGACCAAGCCGGCGCGCTCGGTGAAATCGTCATCAAGGCGGATAAGGCGTCTGTGGCCAAGGCGCTGGGCGGCAACACGGCCAGCGCCTTGGCAGTGGCAAGCGCCCCGCAAGACTCGCTACAAGCACGGCTACTGCGAGGCCTGCGGCAGATGATCCGTGACTCGGCAGGAGATACGCCATTCAGGCTCAATCAACCAGGTGCAAGCGGCTGGCTGACCGATGACGCGCTATGGCTGGTGAGCAAGCCGACCTCTGATCGATTGCGCGCGTTGTTGATGAGCCAGGGCATGGATGGCGTACCAACGCGGAACTCAAGACTGTTCGATGAAATGCAGGGGCACGGCATCATCCAACCGACTCCGGGTGAGGATCCTAAAGCAATCTGGAACTGCACAATCCAGGATCCCAGTGGCTGGAAGCAAACGCTGACCATGCTGAAAGTGTCGCCGGCATTAATTTGGGCTGCAGGCGAAGAGCGTCCTGCTGCTTTCACGGGCTCAGTCATTGTTGAGTCTGCGACAGAGACTCCAACTGCTAGTCCCCAGCAAGGCGAGCCGCATGCTTCAGCTCACCAGTATGTACCTGAGCTCATTCTGGAGACATCGCCTGAACCTCAAAGCATGGACTTTGAGATCCCATTCGACGACATCGATGGAGAACTCTCGTCCCTGTACTTATCGGCGATCCCTGTATCAGGCCCGACAGAGCGAGAGCCAGATGAGCTGGACTTGCTAATGCAGAGGGTTGCGCCGCTTGAGCATCAGGAGGTAGTAGCCAATGCTGCAAGCAATGATGGCAATAGGGCATCATCCCCCGCTAGCGCCCAAGCCATAGCAGAAAATGCTGCGGCAGAGCGTGAATCACGTAGTGCTGGCACAGCACCTTCATGGACAGGCAGAACACTTGAAGGGGAAGCGCTGGGTCAGCGATTCATAGCATGGCTGAAGGAGGGGTTGAGCGCCCGAAGAATTGTTATAAACGATGCAAAGGCTAAGGTTCATACTGTCAGCGGAACAGCGTTTATTGTTACGCCTGGTGTATTCCAGCGGTTCGTGATGGAGCATCCCTCACAAATTAAATTGAGTGAGGGGCAGAAGGACTCTGAAAGCTGGAAGATCGTTCAAAAGCAATTCCAAAAACTAGGACTGCATAAGAAAACTGACACAGGACTAAACATTTGGAAATGCCGTGTAATTGGGCAACAAAAGAGCAAAGCCCTGCTGCAAGGCTACTTGCTTATTGAGCCCAGCACACTCTTCAATTCTACGCCGCCCGACAACCCCTTCCTGAGCCTAGAGCAGGGAGAGTAGTCGCTCATGCTGACATTTGACCAACTATTAGAAGAGTATTTTTTCTTACGCCACTTGCGCCCAAGATCGCAAACCAGCTACAGATCGGCAGTTGCACAGCTACAAAAATTCATGTCCATTTGCGGCATGAAACTTCCAGACGAGCTAACAAATAGGGATGTATTTTCCTGGAGAAAAGTAGCGCTCACGCAAATGAGGGAAGTCAGTTGGAACAGCTACGTTAGACATCTTCGCGCACTGTGGAGCTTTGGAATAGATCAAGGGATGCTTGAAACCAAGGTAAACCCTTTCAAAGGTGCCCAAGTCGGCGAGCCGAAACGCCCCAAGAAAATTCTGACGACCACCCAGATTCACCAAGCCAGGCTGGTTCTTGAGCAGATGGAAGCCTGGGAGCAGGAAAACAAGGAGCGCAGCCGGATCACGCCTGCCTGGTTTTGGCAGGTTGTGAACGAAACGTTCTATTCGACTGGCCTAAGACTAAATCAGGTGCTCAATGTGAGGTTGGCGGATGTAGATCTGAGTGACAGGCTAATAATGGCGACCGTGGAGGGCTCAAAAACAAAGCGCGAGTATCCAGTACCGATCTCCAGTCACTACCATCCATGGATATCCATGCTGGTAGAGAGAGCCAAGTTCCAAAAGTTCAAACAGAGCGATCAGCTTTTTAACGTCAACCGTTTCAGCCCTTACCACCGACGGAAAACAATGAATGATTGGCAGGTTGAATCATGCTACGCGAAGATATCCAACATAACGAACTCTAAAATATCGCCACATAGATTCCGACACACGATAGGCACTGACCTAATGAAGAAACCTGAGAGAAACCTTCATCTGGTCAAAGAGCTGCTAGGGCACACCAATATTAAAACCACTCTTGAATATGTACATGTAGATGTGGAAATGCTACGTGAATGTGTGGAAAGATAGGTAACCATCACCTGCGCCACTTCACGACTCAAGGAAAATAAGCAGATGTCTAAAATCGCCGAATACAAGGCACTCGAAGACCAACTGGCTGAACAACTGAAGCAGCTCGATGCGCTAAAGAATGACAAGGCCATGCAGCGAGAGATCGAGTTCGAGAGCAAGCTGCGTGCACTGATGGACGAATATGGAGTGAGCCTGCGCGGACTGATCTCCATCCTGGATCCGCAGCCCGGCGCTGTTGCAGCGCGCCCGGCAGCTAGCAAGGCTCCCCGCAAGGTCAAGACCTATAAAAACCCCAACACGGGTGAAGTGGTCGAGACCAAAGGCGGCAACCACAAGGTGCTCAAGGCCTGGAAAACGGAGTTCGGCGCCGACGTGGTGGAGGGTTGGCTGCAGAGCTGATCGATACCAGAAACGCAAAAGCCCGCGAAAGCGGGCTTTTGTTTGTGACAATCGACCCAGAGAAAGCACAACCCTCCCCTGGGGAGCAGCGACCTGAAACAGAGAAGCATGGTGTTGTGACCAACAACCCTGAATCCGCGCGCAGCGCCATAGTACACCATAACGCTCAGACTGCAACGGTGTAGCATTCGTGGTAAAACGCCACCACACACATGCTTAGGCCGTATCAAAATTGGGAATCGACGTTTCTGCGACCAAGGAAGTCCAATTCAATGGAACACACCAAAAGCTGGTCGATACTTCAGTAACCAACAACCCTCGCCGCCACGTTCTTAACCTAGACGCTGCAGCGCAACTGTCCGTTCAGTCGATCTTTCGCCGCAGAAACTCTTCTGACAAGCAGGACAAACGGGACGGTAACCCTCTCATCTATGCGCTGAAACGTA
The genomic region above belongs to Pseudomonas sp. GOM7 and contains:
- a CDS encoding Y-family DNA polymerase — its product is MRQLYALIDCNSFYCSCERICEPSLKRRPVVVLSNNDGCVIARTSEAKALGIAMGAPYFQVRGQLAQAGVAVRSSNYTLYADISNRVMRVIASMMPAIEVYSIDECWADLTGVADPESLGRQARARLLQEIGMPVGVGISTTKTLAKLANWAAKKWPATGGVVDLSEPARQQKLLRIAPVSEVWGVGRRSAAKLASLNIQTAWDLSQFDVPTLRKHFGVTMERTARELNGVSCLSMHDGPPPKQAICSSKMFGRKLHEIQPICEALASYVSRAAEKLRSQASLAGGLQVSLQTQIHNPDMPRYSNSISVALPTPTDDTRDLLKAALEALDQIYRPGYAYAKCAVLLMNLSQRGEVTVDLFAPAPKPGADRLMQVMDEINQKSGRGTLRLGRVPALPGWGMRRDMLSQRATTDWEELICVRG
- a CDS encoding LexA family protein, with the protein product MSLTILGRQARRQYLLDDAHQLRITGFQSPAVDEAERPLSLDALIGLGAPHIWPVRVDDGSLEPFGMYQGDILIVDRAANAVANCYLVVDIEGVYLVRMVIRRDGALLLKPPVETQRAREQALGDVEIFGMVIGGYWSARPF
- a CDS encoding FkbM family methyltransferase, with translation MELVQTRNIFDQKITVIKGDLIGRKILKHGAYDKAGLFLIERLLSGLESPVCLDVGANIGNHSLVMSRYSAKVISFEPQPAVFKVLVKNLEDNKILNVQPLQFGLSDWSGQASMNVVDASNTGATSFASHAGAAESIEAELRRGDDEVKRLGISSIDFIKIDVEGLETFVIEGLRESIASYKPIIMLEWNSSATREGFRDKELFSKILYGYSAFSVSSNHEKPAGGESKLAKLSRKFSRKFLKPRVRLGQFDAAQDYGNVVLVPLEKQDVVRKRFVIDA
- the mobH gene encoding MobH family relaxase yields the protein MKKLLSFLSLKPARAPEEKQKDISPGGYTRPESATSLLDTPLRQRLLEIIWQRTSMSKQHFEQLYLDPIRRYAALVQLLPASEMHHHAYPGGLLDHGLEIIAYAVKLRQSHLLPPGAAPEDQAAQAEAWTAGVAYGALLHDIGKIAVDQRIELASGEIWRPWHGPISEPYRMMFVRGRDYHQHPAAGSLLIHQVLTPAVLDWIANVPLLFGQLAFVLSGHYDQAGALGEIVIKADKASVAKALGGNTASALAVASAPQDSLQARLLRGLRQMIRDSAGDTPFRLNQPGASGWLTDDALWLVSKPTSDRLRALLMSQGMDGVPTRNSRLFDEMQGHGIIQPTPGEDPKAIWNCTIQDPSGWKQTLTMLKVSPALIWAAGEERPAAFTGSVIVESATETPTASPQQGEPHASAHQYVPELILETSPEPQSMDFEIPFDDIDGELSSLYLSAIPVSGPTEREPDELDLLMQRVAPLEHQEVVANAASNDGNRASSPASAQAIAENAAAERESRSAGTAPSWTGRTLEGEALGQRFIAWLKEGLSARRIVINDAKAKVHTVSGTAFIVTPGVFQRFVMEHPSQIKLSEGQKDSESWKIVQKQFQKLGLHKKTDTGLNIWKCRVIGQQKSKALLQGYLLIEPSTLFNSTPPDNPFLSLEQGE
- a CDS encoding site-specific integrase; protein product: MLTFDQLLEEYFFLRHLRPRSQTSYRSAVAQLQKFMSICGMKLPDELTNRDVFSWRKVALTQMREVSWNSYVRHLRALWSFGIDQGMLETKVNPFKGAQVGEPKRPKKILTTTQIHQARLVLEQMEAWEQENKERSRITPAWFWQVVNETFYSTGLRLNQVLNVRLADVDLSDRLIMATVEGSKTKREYPVPISSHYHPWISMLVERAKFQKFKQSDQLFNVNRFSPYHRRKTMNDWQVESCYAKISNITNSKISPHRFRHTIGTDLMKKPERNLHLVKELLGHTNIKTTLEYVHVDVEMLRECVER
- a CDS encoding histone-like nucleoid-structuring protein, MvaT/MvaU family, whose product is MSKIAEYKALEDQLAEQLKQLDALKNDKAMQREIEFESKLRALMDEYGVSLRGLISILDPQPGAVAARPAASKAPRKVKTYKNPNTGEVVETKGGNHKVLKAWKTEFGADVVEGWLQS